A stretch of DNA from Allomeiothermus silvanus DSM 9946:
AGCGACCTGCTGTGGGCGAGGCCCAAGTAGCGGGGGTGCACCTGGAGGGCCCGTTTATCAACCCCCAAAAGCTAGGGGCTCAGCCACCCTACCCGCTTTTGCCCGACCTCCAGGTGATGCAGCGCTTTTGCTCGCTGGCCCCGATCCGCATCGTCACCCTGGCCGCCGAACTGACGGGCGCGCTCGAGCTCATCCGCTGGCTTATGGGGCGGGGGGTCCGGGTGCAGCAGGGCCATACCGCCGCCACCTACGCCGAAGCCCTATCCGCTTTCGAGGCGGGGGCCAAGGGCTTTACCCACCTCTTCAACGCCATGCCCGCTTTGCACCACCGTGAGCCGGGGGTGGCCGGGTTGGGGCTCGAGCGAGCACGCTATGCTGAGGTTATCGGCGACGGGCTGCACGTCCATCCGGCGGTGTTCCGGGTGTTATTGCGGACTATTCCGGGCGTATACGTGGTCAGCGACGCGGTAGCCGCCGCTGGGATGCCCGAGGGCGAGTATAGGATGGGCCGCCACCCGGTTTACCGCAAAGGCGATGGAGTCTACCTCGCCGATGGCGGGCTGGCTGGGAGTTCCCTCACCCTAGACCGCGCCTTGCGCAACCTGGTGGGGTGGGGTCTACCCCTGGAGGAAGCTGCGCGGCGGGTGGCTACCTTGCCTGCCGAGTATCTGGGCCTCGAAGGGCGGGGCCGCATCGAGCCGGGGGCGCAGGCCGATTTGGTGGTGATGAACGCACGGCTCGAGGTCGAGGAAGTCTACATCCGCGGGGAGCGGGTGCGCTGAGCCACCCCAGAGTGGGCTTGTCCGATGGCCTCATGCAGCTACGGCTACCCAACACCCCATTTACCGGGGTTCCCCCAGCGGCCCGCAGATATTTAGATCGAATACATGCTCCTGGAGAAAGCCCATGAATGCTGACCAAACCAAGATGTACCGCGAAGCCTTGCAAGCGCCCACGGTAGTGGAGCGTTTATTGCGCGAGAACCGGAGTGAGGTAGAGAGCCTGGCGGGTTTTTTGCGGCGTAACCCCCCACCCTTTGCGCTCACCGTGGCTCGAGGCAGCTCCGACCATGCCGCCCTCTATGGCAAGTACCTGCTCGAGAGCCTACTGGGGCTGGTCTGCTCGAGCGCCATCCCCTCTGCCATCACCGTATACGGGGCGAGGCTGGGGCTATACAAGGCCCTGGTGCTAGCGGTGTCGCAGTCGGGGGAGAGCCCCGATCTGATCGAAGTGGCCCGCCAGGCCCGGCGCGGGGGAGCCCTTACCGTGGCCTTGGTGAACCAAGAGTCCTCGCCGCTGGCTCGCTCGTGCGAGGTGGTGCTGCCCCTGTGGGCCGGTCCGGAGGAGGCTGTGGCCGCTACCAAAAGCTACCTGGCCACCTTAGCCGCCTTGGCCCAACTGGTGGCATACTGGCGCGACGATAGAGAACTGCAAGGCGCGCTCAGCCAACTCCCCGAGGCCTTACACCAGGCTGCTGAGGCGAACTGGAGTGCTGGGCTCGAGGTCTTGAGCGAAACCGACAACACCCTGGTGGTCGGACGGGGCTATGCTTTCGCAGTAGCCAACGAGCTAGCCCTCAAACTCAAGGAGACCAGCGCCCTCCACGCCGAAGCCCTCTCGGGGGCTGAACTCCTGCACGGCCCAGTAGCCCTGGTAGAGCCGGGATTCCCGCTATTAGCACTCTTGCCCAGGGATAAGCCCCTGCCCGGCATGCTAAGCCTCCTGGAGAACCTGCGCGGGAAGGGTGCCCACCTGCTGGTGGCCTCCTCCGAGGCGGACGCTCTGGAGTTCGCCCACACCCCCATGCCGCTGCCTGTCAGGCTGCATCCGGTCTTGGATTCGGTGCTTATCGCTCAGGCTTTTTACCCTTTTGCAGCCCAGCTGGCGGTGGCCCGGGGCCACAACCCCGACGCTCCCCGCAACCTCTCGAAGGTCACCCGGACACGCTGATGAGGTCGCGATGCATCCCACGGTAGCTAAACTGCAGCACAAGCTTATCGTTTCCTGCCAGGCAAGGGCTGATACCCCCCTGCACGGCCCCCGCTTTATGGCGGCGATGGCCGAAGCCGCCGAGAGAGGCGGGGCGGGGGGGATACGGGCTAATGGGGCAGAGGACATCCGGGCCATCCGGGCCGTCACCCAACTCCCCATCATCGGTATTGACAAACGCCTGGACCCGCAGGGGAACGTGATCATCACCCCGGACCTGGAGTCTGCCCGCCGGGTCGTGGAGGCCGGGGCTGATCTGGTGGCCCTCTCCTGTGCTTTTTACCAACGACCCAGCCTTCCCGAACTACACACCCTCATCCGGGAGATTCAAGACGAGCTAGGGGTACCGGTGATGGCCGACTGCTCCACGCTCGAGGAGGGGCTGTGGGCCGCCGAAGCCGGGGCTGACCTGGTGGCGAGCACCCTTTCGGGCTACACCCCCGCCACGCAAGGGCTACACCAAGGGCCGGATTTGGAACTGGTGGCCGACCTCGCCCGGCAGGCCCGCGTTCCGGTGGTTGCGGAGGGCCGCATCTGGACCCCCCAGGAAGCCAGGGCTGCCCTCGAGGCCGGGGCGTATGCGGTGGTGGTGGGCACGGCCATCACCAACCCGACCGAGATCACCCGCCGCTTCGTAGAGGCCTTGCTATGACGCTCGTTTTAGGAATTGACGGGGGGCAAACCTCCACCCGGGCGGCGGTGGCCGACCTCCAGGGCCGGGTGTTGGCCCTAGCTCAGGCTGGGCCTTGGGATGACCTCTCCACCGAAGAAAAGCGCCAGCGCTGCCGAGCGGTGCTGGAAGAACTGCTGCGACAGATCGGAGCGCAGCTTCCCCTAGTGAAGGGCCATCGGCTCCCGGCTAGCGCCGGTACTCAGGAGCCGATCCGCCACGCCGCCTTGGGCCTGACCGGGGCACAGAGGGGCTCCCCCGTCGTCGAGGCCTGGATGCGGGAGCTCTTGCCCGGTTTGGTGAGCCTGGCCATTCACCACGACACCCAGAGTAATTTCCGGGGGGCCGACCCTTACGGCAACCCCGGGGTGTTGGTGATCGCCGGGGGCGGCTCGATCGCCTGGGGTTTCGATGTGGCGGGTCGGGAGGCCTTCGCAGGTGGCTACGGCTACCTTCTGGGCGACGTAGGAAGCGGTTATGAGCTAGGGCGGCAGGCGGTGCGGGCGGTGCTCGAGGCCTCCCAACTGCTGGGCCCGGCCACCCATCTGACCCAGGCCCTGCTGGTCCACCTCGGCCTAGGCCAGCCCTGGGATTTGCGCATGGCCTTTTACGATGGCCGCTTGGAACGCCAGCAAGTAGCAGGGTTGTTGCCGGTGGTGGCACGGGTCGCCGGGGAGGGCGATAAGGTTGCACAGCGCATCCTGAGGGAGGGGGGAGCGGCGTTGGCGGGGCTGGCGGGGGCTGTCATGCGCCAGCTCGAGTTCTGGGACCCGGCGGTGTACCCCACCGGGGGGGTCTTCCGGGTGGGTTTGCTGCGGGAGGCGTTTATGCAAGCGCTTGCTCGGCTGGCCCCTAGGGCGGTGGTGCGGCCTCCCCGGCTTGAGCCTCTGGGGGGTGCGCTGGTGCTGGCGCTCGAGCGGGCCGGGCCGATTCATCCTGGCCAGATTGTTGGCCTCGAGCAGGCCTTACCCTACGCCGATGCCTGAGTTCCTCCCAAGCCTCGAGTCCCCCGCTCAGGCCGAGCCCCATGGGCGGGATGAGTTCGGACTGCCCTTCGTCCAGCTTTCGCCCCACCCCACGGGACTGCGTTTTCCCCGCCCGCCTACCTCGGTTGCTTGGGCCCGCCCGCTGCTGCGCCTAGTGAACGCCCGCGACTGCCGCCGTACGGCCCGCCTTGTGGTGTGGAGGGGGCGTGTCCGCCTCGGTACACTGGACGTGCGAATTCCTGCGCGGTGGGCAAGCTGGCTGCTGGACCTCTCGGGCGTACTTGGGTGTGATCCCGCGCGCTGGCCGGAGGTGCTTGAGGTCGAGGTCACCGCCCAGAAGACCTTGGTCGGCATCCAGGATTCGCTACTTCTAGATCATCCCTTGCCAGCGCTGATTGTAGGCGGGGAAGACCGCTTCGCACCCACGAGTGCGTGGGTTGCGGTTCCCTTTGAGCCTGAACCGAATCCTCGAGTGCGGGCCCTAAATGATTTCCTCCACACCCGAGGGGCTCTCGATTATCTGGGCTGGATGGTTGGTTGTACGACTACCGGGCTGTGGGATATGTACACTGCTACGGGGAATCTGCACTTTCTCGAAACTCGAAACTCTAATCATCGTGTACCTGCTTCTCTCCGAGCAATTTATCAAGGGATTGACTGCGGGAGCTACCAAGGGCTAGCCGGGAAAAGCCCGGTCGTACTGGTGCGGCCATACTGCCTTCCCCACTCCGAGCGTCCGCGCGGCTCGGTAGGCCCAGTAGGGCTCGGCCAGGAGGGCTCGAGCCAAAAACACCACATCGGCCTGTCCCTCGCGGAGAATGGCCTCGGCCTGCAGGGGGTCGGTGATGAGGCCTACGGCCCCGGTTTTGAGAAAGGCCTCGCGCCGGACCTTCTGCGCAAAAGGCACCTGGTACCCCGGGCCTAGCGGGATCTTCACCCCGGGAACGATCCCACCCGAGGAGCAGTCGAGCAAATCCACCCCCCGCTTCGCCAACTCTTGGGCGAAAGCCACCGTGTCTTCGATGGTCCACCCGCCTTCCACCCAGTCGGTGGCTGAAACCCGCACTAACAGGGGAAGCTCGCTCGGCCAGATCTCGCGTACCGCCTCTACCACCTCCAGCGGGAAGCGCATCCGGTTCTCCCGGCTCCCTCCGTACTTATCGGTGCGGCGGTTGGAGAGGGGCGAGAGAAAAGAATGCAGCAAGTAGCCGTGGGCCATGTGCAGTTCGATGACCTGGAAACCGGCCTCTCTCGCCCGCCAAGCGGCTTTCTGGAAAGCGTGTTGTATCCCCTCGAGCCCAGCCAGATCCAACTCCTGAGGGATTGGCCAGCCTTCCTGAAAAGCCAGCGCACTCGGGGCCACCGGAGTCCAGGCATGGAGGGGCTTTCCGCCCTCCCAGGGGCGCGCGGTTCCGGCTTTGCGCCCGGCATGGGCTAGCTGGATCGCAGCCACCGCCCCGTGGGCTTTAATTTTGGCCGCCAGTTCCCGCAACCCCAAGATGTGTGCGTCTGACCAGATGCCCAGATCCTCTGGGCTGATCCGACCCCGCTCCTCCACTGCGGTGGCCTCTACCACGATCAGCCCGACCCCGCCCACGGCTCGGGTGGGATAGTGGAGCAGATGCCAGTCGTTTACCTGCCCGTCTTGCCCCTCGCAGGAGTACTGGCACATGGGGGACATGGCGATGCGGTTTTTTAGCGTGACCGAACGAAGCTCGAGCGGCTCGAACAGCAGACTCATAGGCCGGATTCTAGGATGCAAGGGCGAGTGCAATGGTGCCCGTATCGTCAAATTCCGCGGGTAACGGGTAAGATTCTTCCAGGAGGCCCCATGTCGCTGCACCCTCTGGCCGGAAAGCCCGCCCCACAGGACATTTTGGTCAACATTCCCCGCTTGTTGGTGGAGTACTACGCCCTCAGGCCTGACCCCACCGACCCCCTGCAGCAGGTAGCCTTCGGTACCAGCGGCCACCGGGGGACCTCCCATCGCCGTACCTTCAACGAGGCGCACATCCTGGCCATCTCCCAGGCGTTGGCCGAGTACCGCGCCCAGTCGGGCATAAGCGGGCCGCTTTTCGTCGGGATGGATACCCACGCCCTCTCCGAGGCGGCTTGGGCGAGCGCCATCGAGGTCTTGGTAGCCAATGGCGTTCGTGTGTGCATCGAGAAGGGGCGCGGCTACACTCCCACCCCGCTGGTTTCGCACGCCATCCTCTCCTACAACCGGGGCCGCAGCCACGGGCTGGCCGACGGGATCGTGATCACCCCCAGCCACAACCCGCCCCAGGACGGGGGCTTCAAGTACAACCCGCCCTCCGGCGGCCCTGCCGATACCAGCGTCACCGGGGCCATTCAGGAGCGGGCCAACCAGATCCTGCAGGGTGGGCTGCGCGAGGTGCGGCGGGTGAGTCTGGAAGAGGCGCTCGAGGCTGCCGAGGAGTTCGACTTCGTATCGCCCTATGTCCAGCAGTTGCACGAGATCCTCGACCTCGAGGCCATCAAGGCCGCCGGGGTGAAGATCGGGGTGGACCCGCTAGGGGGCTCGAGCCTGGCCACCTGGCAGAAGATCGCCGACCACTACGGCCTCGACCTGACCATCGTCAACGAGCGCATCGACCCTAGCTTCTCCTTCATGAGCGTAGATAAGGACGGCAAGATCCGTATGGACTGCTCCAGCCCCTACGCCATGGCTTCCTTGATAGGGCTAAAGGATCGCTTCGACGTAGCTATCGGCAACGACCCTGACGCTGACCGCCACGGCATCGTGACCCAGGACGGGCTGATGAACCCCAACCACTACCTGGCGGTGGCGATCCACTACCTCTTCCAGCACCGTCCAGAGTGGGGGCCGGAGAAGGGGGTCGGCAAGACGCTGGTCAGCAGCAGCATGATCGACCGAGTGGCTGCCAGCCTGGGTCGGCGGTTGGTGGAAGTTCCGGTGGGCTTCAAGTATTTCGTGGAGGGACTGTTGCAAGGGACCC
This window harbors:
- the nagA gene encoding N-acetylglucosamine-6-phosphate deacetylase; its protein translation is MELSGTLITPQGPVAGRLSFSERIEGLEPLSAKPEPERFILPGFIDLHVHGGGGADAMEGEAAIRQLARFHAQHGTTTLLATTVTAPVEEIEAALRGARAVIERPAVGEAQVAGVHLEGPFINPQKLGAQPPYPLLPDLQVMQRFCSLAPIRIVTLAAELTGALELIRWLMGRGVRVQQGHTAATYAEALSAFEAGAKGFTHLFNAMPALHHREPGVAGLGLERARYAEVIGDGLHVHPAVFRVLLRTIPGVYVVSDAVAAAGMPEGEYRMGRHPVYRKGDGVYLADGGLAGSSLTLDRALRNLVGWGLPLEEAARRVATLPAEYLGLEGRGRIEPGAQADLVVMNARLEVEEVYIRGERVR
- a CDS encoding SIS domain-containing protein, translating into MNADQTKMYREALQAPTVVERLLRENRSEVESLAGFLRRNPPPFALTVARGSSDHAALYGKYLLESLLGLVCSSAIPSAITVYGARLGLYKALVLAVSQSGESPDLIEVARQARRGGALTVALVNQESSPLARSCEVVLPLWAGPEEAVAATKSYLATLAALAQLVAYWRDDRELQGALSQLPEALHQAAEANWSAGLEVLSETDNTLVVGRGYAFAVANELALKLKETSALHAEALSGAELLHGPVALVEPGFPLLALLPRDKPLPGMLSLLENLRGKGAHLLVASSEADALEFAHTPMPLPVRLHPVLDSVLIAQAFYPFAAQLAVARGHNPDAPRNLSKVTRTR
- a CDS encoding N-acetylmannosamine-6-phosphate 2-epimerase; protein product: MHPTVAKLQHKLIVSCQARADTPLHGPRFMAAMAEAAERGGAGGIRANGAEDIRAIRAVTQLPIIGIDKRLDPQGNVIITPDLESARRVVEAGADLVALSCAFYQRPSLPELHTLIREIQDELGVPVMADCSTLEEGLWAAEAGADLVASTLSGYTPATQGLHQGPDLELVADLARQARVPVVAEGRIWTPQEARAALEAGAYAVVVGTAITNPTEITRRFVEALL
- a CDS encoding BadF/BadG/BcrA/BcrD ATPase family protein, producing the protein MTLVLGIDGGQTSTRAAVADLQGRVLALAQAGPWDDLSTEEKRQRCRAVLEELLRQIGAQLPLVKGHRLPASAGTQEPIRHAALGLTGAQRGSPVVEAWMRELLPGLVSLAIHHDTQSNFRGADPYGNPGVLVIAGGGSIAWGFDVAGREAFAGGYGYLLGDVGSGYELGRQAVRAVLEASQLLGPATHLTQALLVHLGLGQPWDLRMAFYDGRLERQQVAGLLPVVARVAGEGDKVAQRILREGGAALAGLAGAVMRQLEFWDPAVYPTGGVFRVGLLREAFMQALARLAPRAVVRPPRLEPLGGALVLALERAGPIHPGQIVGLEQALPYADA
- the namA gene encoding NADPH dehydrogenase NamA, whose translation is MSLLFEPLELRSVTLKNRIAMSPMCQYSCEGQDGQVNDWHLLHYPTRAVGGVGLIVVEATAVEERGRISPEDLGIWSDAHILGLRELAAKIKAHGAVAAIQLAHAGRKAGTARPWEGGKPLHAWTPVAPSALAFQEGWPIPQELDLAGLEGIQHAFQKAAWRAREAGFQVIELHMAHGYLLHSFLSPLSNRRTDKYGGSRENRMRFPLEVVEAVREIWPSELPLLVRVSATDWVEGGWTIEDTVAFAQELAKRGVDLLDCSSGGIVPGVKIPLGPGYQVPFAQKVRREAFLKTGAVGLITDPLQAEAILREGQADVVFLARALLAEPYWAYRAARTLGVGKAVWPHQYDRAFPG
- the pgm gene encoding phosphoglucomutase (alpha-D-glucose-1,6-bisphosphate-dependent) — its product is MSLHPLAGKPAPQDILVNIPRLLVEYYALRPDPTDPLQQVAFGTSGHRGTSHRRTFNEAHILAISQALAEYRAQSGISGPLFVGMDTHALSEAAWASAIEVLVANGVRVCIEKGRGYTPTPLVSHAILSYNRGRSHGLADGIVITPSHNPPQDGGFKYNPPSGGPADTSVTGAIQERANQILQGGLREVRRVSLEEALEAAEEFDFVSPYVQQLHEILDLEAIKAAGVKIGVDPLGGSSLATWQKIADHYGLDLTIVNERIDPSFSFMSVDKDGKIRMDCSSPYAMASLIGLKDRFDVAIGNDPDADRHGIVTQDGLMNPNHYLAVAIHYLFQHRPEWGPEKGVGKTLVSSSMIDRVAASLGRRLVEVPVGFKYFVEGLLQGTLGFGGEESAGASFLRRDGSAWSTDKDGIILGLLAAEILAKTGKSPSGHYKDLEARFGASAYARVDAPANPAQKKVLANLRPEMVSATELAGEPILAKLTHAPGNGEPIGGLKVVTENAWFAARPSGTEDVYKIYAESFRGTEHLERLIQEAKEVVNGAFRSAGVL